In the Candidatus Sulfotelmatobacter sp. genome, one interval contains:
- a CDS encoding FG-GAP-like repeat-containing protein codes for MPQVERHSAWKFAPVLPLTPTFAVLLITLVAPRSAGAFALGVRTDYSVSINPSAVVVTDLNGDGAADLIYTSNSSGLVIARLGDGAGNFGAQTNNLSGNGTYGLLVGDLNGDGKPDAVATNATDNTISVLLGDGGGGFTPRTLYSTPSTPYSVAIADLNMDGHPDLVVANNGGQNISVFIGRGNGTFAPRVDYACGASSFPVSVAAGDLNGDGKPDVVVANSNASSVSVFTGNGDGTLAPFTSLATGGAPFSVALGDVNADGRLDIVTCSFSASSVSVLKNNGAGFNAHVDYAVAANPQSLCIADLDGDGYPDIATSSTATNSVYVLRNNGTGSFFLPASFAVGAYPVAVAAGDVNGDGVRDLLTANFNGNSISELLGFAYEFLPVPTYYTAGSQPFSMKFADLNGDGILDMLVANFNSSSISVLGGLGGAAFGPRNDYPTGAGAQGLAIGDFNGDGRLDLATITAAGATVLLGNGTGGLGPPTNFAVASAPYDIAAADLNNDGHLDMVTVNGAVASVLLGTGTGSFGAKTDFPTGLYSQAVAIGDLNGDGVPDLVTANNWSSSVSVLLGTGSGAFGAKTDFPAGASPVAIAVGDLDGDGRPDVVTGNLGANTVSVLINTGTGSLSPKVDYAVGSGPVAVAIADVNKDGRLDILAANHDDGSVSVLLGDGRGGFGPQTAYTVGQGPTSIALGDLNGDGRLDLASVGPGSSQVAIVPCKIRTRLSLSVSPTPVVLGGLMTLTANVTAVPPGAGPVNEQAVLFYDGLTQLGRANPHNGVATLALFAPYLGDRAISAAFSGVDLYQSSLSAAQSVRVVLTGAPRLAGISDVKNDQGRQVRVRFRASAFDYSGSATPIVRYELFRQVAPGLLASRATSQTPAHALVDGWDQVAITYATGDSAYVAVVPTLADSNSSGFHRATFFARAETASPTVYYDSPADSGYSVDNLPPAPPAPFLGAYAGGATHLHWGGNTEPDLWYYRLYRGTSAGFTPGSGNLIATSSDTGYVDAGAAGGYYKLSAVDVNGNESGYALLTPGGTTAVSGAAASASFALAGLTPNPGRGDRLTVAFSLASAEPARLELYDVSGRRVAAREVGTLGAGYHTIDLADRQRLAAGLYVMRLTQGARVATARAAVIE; via the coding sequence ATGCCGCAGGTCGAACGTCACTCCGCCTGGAAGTTTGCCCCTGTTCTCCCGCTGACGCCGACTTTCGCCGTGCTGTTGATCACTCTCGTCGCGCCCCGATCGGCGGGCGCCTTCGCCCTCGGCGTTCGCACGGACTATTCCGTCAGCATCAACCCCTCCGCGGTGGTCGTGACCGATCTGAACGGCGATGGGGCCGCCGATCTGATCTACACTTCGAATTCGTCTGGCCTGGTCATCGCGAGGCTCGGGGATGGCGCTGGCAATTTCGGAGCGCAGACGAACAATCTCTCCGGTAACGGCACCTACGGCCTCCTGGTCGGCGATCTCAACGGAGACGGCAAGCCCGACGCGGTCGCCACCAACGCCACCGACAATACGATCTCGGTGCTCCTGGGCGATGGAGGCGGTGGGTTCACTCCACGAACGCTCTATTCGACCCCCTCGACACCCTACTCGGTGGCGATTGCCGACCTGAACATGGACGGCCACCCGGATCTGGTGGTGGCGAACAACGGCGGACAGAACATCTCGGTGTTCATCGGGCGCGGCAACGGCACGTTCGCTCCACGCGTGGACTATGCCTGCGGTGCTTCATCGTTCCCCGTATCGGTCGCGGCGGGCGACTTGAACGGCGACGGCAAACCCGATGTGGTGGTGGCGAACAGCAACGCCAGTTCCGTCAGCGTGTTCACGGGTAACGGCGACGGAACGCTGGCGCCGTTCACCTCGCTCGCGACCGGCGGCGCGCCGTTCAGCGTCGCACTCGGGGATGTGAATGCCGACGGCCGACTCGACATCGTGACCTGTTCGTTCAGCGCCAGCTCAGTGTCAGTGCTCAAGAACAACGGCGCCGGATTCAATGCCCATGTCGACTACGCCGTCGCCGCCAACCCGCAGTCGCTGTGCATCGCCGATCTCGACGGCGACGGCTATCCCGATATCGCGACCAGCAGCACGGCGACCAATTCGGTGTATGTGCTGAGAAACAATGGCACCGGTTCATTCTTCTTGCCCGCGAGCTTCGCCGTCGGCGCCTATCCGGTGGCCGTCGCAGCGGGTGACGTGAACGGAGATGGCGTGCGCGATCTGTTGACGGCCAACTTCAATGGTAACTCGATTTCGGAGCTCTTGGGATTCGCTTATGAGTTCTTGCCGGTTCCGACCTATTACACCGCTGGCAGCCAGCCGTTCAGCATGAAATTTGCAGACCTGAACGGAGATGGCATCCTCGACATGCTGGTCGCGAACTTCAATTCAAGCTCGATATCGGTGTTGGGAGGACTGGGTGGCGCGGCCTTCGGACCTCGGAACGACTACCCGACCGGAGCTGGCGCGCAAGGTTTGGCGATCGGGGACTTCAACGGGGATGGGAGGCTCGACCTGGCGACGATCACCGCTGCGGGCGCCACTGTCCTTCTCGGCAATGGCACCGGCGGACTTGGGCCACCGACCAACTTCGCCGTCGCAAGCGCCCCGTATGACATCGCCGCCGCCGATCTGAACAACGATGGCCACCTGGACATGGTCACGGTCAACGGCGCCGTAGCCTCGGTGCTGCTTGGAACCGGCACAGGCTCGTTCGGCGCCAAGACTGACTTCCCGACCGGGCTGTACTCGCAGGCGGTCGCGATCGGCGATCTGAATGGCGACGGCGTGCCCGACCTGGTGACCGCAAACAATTGGTCCAGCAGTGTCTCGGTGCTGCTTGGCACGGGCAGCGGCGCGTTCGGAGCGAAAACTGACTTTCCCGCCGGAGCCTCGCCGGTCGCCATCGCAGTCGGTGATCTGGATGGGGACGGCAGGCCCGACGTGGTGACGGGCAACCTCGGTGCGAACACGGTTTCGGTGCTGATCAACACGGGTACAGGTTCGCTGAGTCCAAAGGTGGACTACGCGGTGGGATCAGGTCCTGTCGCGGTTGCCATCGCGGATGTGAACAAGGATGGACGGCTGGATATTCTGGCCGCGAACCACGACGACGGTTCGGTCTCTGTGCTCTTGGGCGATGGCAGAGGAGGTTTCGGACCACAGACCGCCTACACCGTGGGGCAAGGCCCTACCAGCATCGCCCTCGGCGACCTGAACGGCGACGGGCGTCTCGATCTTGCGAGCGTCGGCCCGGGCAGCAGTCAGGTCGCGATCGTGCCGTGCAAGATTCGCACGCGGCTCTCCCTGAGCGTTTCGCCCACTCCCGTGGTCCTCGGCGGTCTCATGACGCTCACTGCGAACGTGACGGCCGTTCCTCCTGGCGCAGGCCCCGTCAACGAACAAGCGGTGCTTTTCTACGATGGCCTGACCCAGCTTGGCCGGGCGAACCCACACAACGGAGTCGCGACTCTCGCCCTGTTCGCGCCCTACCTGGGGGACCGCGCGATCAGCGCGGCTTTCTCCGGCGTTGATCTGTACCAGAGCAGTCTTTCGGCCGCGCAATCCGTGCGCGTGGTTTTGACCGGGGCGCCGCGCCTCGCCGGCATCAGCGACGTGAAGAACGACCAGGGCCGACAGGTGCGCGTGCGTTTTCGGGCCAGCGCGTTCGACTACTCCGGCTCGGCGACGCCCATCGTTCGTTACGAGCTGTTCCGCCAGGTGGCGCCCGGCCTGCTCGCTTCGCGCGCGACTTCTCAGACGCCGGCGCACGCGCTGGTAGACGGCTGGGATCAGGTGGCGATCACCTACGCGACCGGCGACTCGGCCTATGTCGCGGTGGTGCCCACCCTCGCCGATTCGAACTCCTCGGGATTCCATCGCGCGACGTTCTTTGCGCGCGCCGAGACCGCGTCGCCGACCGTGTACTACGACTCGCCCGCGGACTCCGGCTACTCGGTCGACAATCTGCCGCCCGCCCCGCCCGCGCCGTTCCTCGGCGCCTACGCCGGCGGCGCGACGCATCTTCACTGGGGCGGCAACACCGAGCCTGACCTTTGGTACTACCGGTTGTATCGCGGAACCTCGGCGGGGTTCACACCCGGCTCGGGCAATCTCATCGCCACGTCGAGCGACACCGGCTACGTCGACGCGGGCGCCGCCGGCGGCTACTACAAGCTCTCGGCGGTGGACGTGAACGGCAACGAGAGCGGATATGCCTTGCTCACGCCAGGCGGGACCACGGCCGTGAGCGGCGCAGCAGCGTCCGCGAGCTTCGCGCTCGCCGGTCTCACCCCCAATCCGGGCCGCGGCGATCGGCTGACCGTCGCGTTCTCTCTGGCCAGTGCCGAGCCGGCTCGACTCGAGCTGTACGACGTGAGCGGGCGGCGGGTGGCGGCGCGCGAGGTCGGCACACTCGGCGCCGGCTACCACACGATCGATCTCGCGGACCGGCAGCGCCTCGCCGCCGGGCTCTATGTGATGCGCCTGACTCAGGGCGCGCGCGTCGCGACGGCGCGGGCAGCCGTCATCGAGTAG
- a CDS encoding T9SS type A sorting domain-containing protein, whose protein sequence is VYRGASAGFTPSPGNLIATRSDTGYVDAGAAGGYYKLSAVDVNGNESGFALLTPAGTTAVGGAVSASFALAGLMPNPGRGDRLTVAFSLASAEPARLELYDVSGRRVSARDVGTLGAGYHVIGLAQGHRLAAGLYVMRLTQGARVATVRAAVVE, encoded by the coding sequence GTGTATCGTGGCGCTTCTGCCGGCTTCACGCCTTCGCCCGGCAATCTGATCGCCACGCGCAGCGACACCGGCTACGTCGACGCGGGCGCCGCCGGCGGCTACTACAAGCTCTCGGCAGTGGACGTGAACGGCAACGAGAGCGGCTTCGCGCTGCTCACGCCCGCGGGGACCACCGCGGTGGGAGGCGCCGTCTCAGCCAGCTTCGCGCTCGCCGGGCTCATGCCCAATCCGGGCCGCGGCGATCGGCTGACGGTCGCGTTCTCTCTGGCCAGTGCCGAGCCGGCTCGGCTCGAGCTGTACGACGTGAGCGGGCGGCGAGTTTCAGCGCGCGACGTCGGCACACTCGGCGCCGGCTACCACGTGATCGGTCTCGCACAAGGCCATCGCCTCGCCGCCGGGCTCTATGTGATGCGCCTGACTCAGGGCGCGCGCGTCGCGACGGTGCGCGCAGCCGTCGTGGAATGA